Proteins encoded in a region of the Saccharothrix ecbatanensis genome:
- a CDS encoding GTPase-associated protein 1-related protein yields MAVRQLHYTSCEDGLEGIQGFQVSAMTPGAPRPLTELAVRASAYEVGPGLVGRLDDRDLSGFPIAFGYVASGDGAALFQSRYAGADFTGRMGNYFAHALLFDDVRRELGDVLPIDLWRSPAWTHTRVAGTALPELTSLAPGDETDPDGTRRFLGRRGATAALERVLGATQRALVSGRGRVVLVVPDDRSAALWLAATCRSLPRPLGLRVSFTTYTARPEESTALVSCTTPDVRLPTYGDFTAIDLTTDQPRDADSTRYASALAQLWDRDAVADALALAARADPDLTAAELDAFAVLLEMAFDLPVQAPADQALLLAAVRLAVDRMRRCLPAHAWERIADEVQDSGGPVDVAGWSEVLRTARHTGEPVPSKLFGAYFIAALRDRERLWLPQLTPADLDDVAENVVLPSLTETADPALVERVAEQRDLVDALVRVLERRLVDARETARLAAALPPDAARLLAGRGADRIKLLTDLVLARHGALDKVKVMVDARQADWRQLGPVLWPADPSTEDAIRLLRHVPEEVLVDSGLGTRIVAQSLDHAGRAKLSRDESRLLEALLRSPLSARLRPSDRDGLKAAESAAYFHDATPRPGSEAAVLTSIATAASLRNEVGGRLLASVASFMLRADHKLHRDLLDLALAEHGPVFLPAYKEAARGSLAAAKPHKVAGVVVAWRGLADPKTRDALVDDVLADALRKRRAKHLDGIGSSLQPMADVLGVAAPKPNWSKWWQEWRKRHERRGLLSLFRRGKG; encoded by the coding sequence ATGGCGGTCCGCCAACTGCACTACACCTCCTGCGAGGACGGCCTGGAGGGCATCCAGGGCTTCCAGGTCAGCGCGATGACCCCCGGCGCACCGCGCCCGCTCACCGAACTCGCGGTGCGCGCCAGCGCGTACGAGGTCGGCCCCGGCCTGGTGGGACGCCTGGACGACCGCGACCTCAGCGGTTTCCCCATCGCGTTCGGCTACGTGGCGTCCGGCGACGGGGCGGCGCTGTTCCAGAGCCGGTACGCGGGCGCCGACTTCACCGGCCGGATGGGCAACTACTTCGCCCACGCCCTGCTCTTCGACGACGTGCGGCGCGAACTCGGCGACGTGCTGCCGATCGACCTGTGGCGCAGCCCGGCTTGGACGCACACCAGGGTCGCCGGCACCGCGCTGCCCGAGCTGACCTCGCTCGCACCCGGCGACGAGACGGACCCGGACGGCACGCGCCGGTTCCTGGGCCGCCGTGGCGCGACAGCGGCGCTGGAACGAGTGCTCGGCGCGACGCAGCGGGCGCTGGTGTCCGGTCGGGGCCGGGTCGTGCTGGTGGTGCCGGACGACCGGTCCGCCGCGCTGTGGCTCGCCGCCACCTGCCGGTCGCTGCCGCGTCCGTTGGGGCTGCGCGTCTCGTTCACCACCTACACGGCTCGGCCCGAGGAGTCGACCGCGCTGGTGAGCTGCACGACACCGGACGTGCGGCTGCCCACCTACGGCGACTTCACCGCGATCGACCTGACCACCGACCAGCCGCGCGACGCCGACAGCACGCGGTACGCCTCGGCGCTCGCGCAGTTGTGGGACCGCGACGCGGTGGCGGACGCGCTGGCCCTCGCCGCGCGGGCGGACCCGGACCTCACCGCGGCGGAACTCGACGCGTTCGCGGTGCTGCTGGAGATGGCGTTCGACCTGCCGGTCCAGGCTCCGGCGGACCAGGCGCTGCTGCTCGCCGCCGTGCGACTGGCCGTGGACCGGATGCGGCGGTGCCTGCCGGCCCACGCATGGGAGCGGATAGCGGACGAGGTGCAGGACAGCGGCGGGCCGGTGGACGTGGCCGGGTGGTCGGAAGTCCTGCGCACGGCGCGGCACACGGGTGAGCCCGTGCCGTCGAAGCTGTTCGGCGCCTACTTCATCGCGGCGCTGCGCGACCGGGAACGGCTGTGGCTGCCGCAGTTGACGCCGGCGGACCTGGACGACGTCGCCGAGAACGTCGTGCTGCCCTCGCTCACCGAAACGGCGGACCCCGCGCTGGTGGAGCGGGTGGCCGAGCAGCGGGATCTGGTCGACGCCCTGGTCCGGGTGCTGGAGCGCAGGCTCGTCGACGCTCGGGAGACGGCCCGGCTGGCCGCGGCGCTGCCCCCGGACGCGGCCCGGCTGCTCGCGGGCCGGGGCGCCGACCGGATCAAGCTGCTCACCGACCTGGTGCTGGCCCGGCACGGCGCGCTCGACAAGGTGAAAGTCATGGTCGACGCGCGCCAGGCGGACTGGCGGCAACTCGGCCCCGTCCTGTGGCCGGCGGACCCGTCCACGGAGGACGCGATCCGGCTGCTGCGGCACGTCCCCGAGGAGGTCCTGGTCGACAGCGGGCTGGGCACGCGGATCGTGGCGCAGTCGCTCGACCACGCGGGCCGGGCGAAGTTGAGCCGCGACGAGAGCAGGCTCCTGGAGGCGCTGCTGCGGTCCCCGCTCTCGGCCCGCCTGCGGCCCAGCGACCGGGACGGGCTGAAAGCGGCCGAGAGCGCCGCGTACTTCCACGATGCCACGCCCAGGCCCGGCAGCGAGGCGGCCGTGCTGACGAGCATCGCGACGGCGGCGTCCCTGCGGAACGAGGTGGGCGGCAGGCTGCTGGCCTCCGTCGCGTCGTTCATGCTGCGCGCGGACCACAAGCTGCACCGCGACCTGCTCGACCTGGCGCTGGCGGAGCACGGGCCGGTGTTCCTGCCCGCCTACAAGGAGGCGGCGCGCGGGAGCCTCGCCGCCGCGAAGCCGCACAAGGTGGCCGGGGTGGTCGTCGCGTGGCGCGGGCTGGCGGACCCCAAGACCAGGGACGCGCTCGTCGACGACGTCCTCGCCGACGCCCTGCGCAAGCGCCGGGCCAAGCACCTGGACGGGATCGGCTCGTCGCTCCAGCCGATGGCGGATGTGCTCGGCGTGGCCGCGCCCAAGCCGAACTGGTCGAAGTGGTGGCAGGAGTGGCGGAAGCGGCACGAGCGTCGCGGGCTGCTGTCCCTGTTCCGGCGAGGGAAGGGGTGA
- a CDS encoding TRAFAC clade GTPase domain-containing protein encodes MATTKCPYCWTTHRRADLQMSCGERCAGQATRFRERDLKKGRCPHGNQPQGRRVCPDCGRDLLREYVDSGGRNIAVIGSSDSGKSTWVGVLVHEFQRGEVSARFTGMSLDLLGEASRVRYTRDFAKPLFEDGRPVQQTPSALRSTPEPLMFSLRFQQQRRIGPTRIAPVVTVFYDTAGEDVARAQAMDQLVSYLDAAEGIILLLDPLQMPEVRNLVGATSKTGFTEQLHVVNRLGELLRERSRGAAGTRLRTPLAIALTKVDLLRDMFGAESPLRQPSRHDGVYDEHDGRDVHEEVRGWLDRYYDPAFDRTVANTFRTYRYFGMSALGAAPVSGTRLSPTGVHPYRLEDPMLWLLARFGAIKTKGK; translated from the coding sequence ATGGCGACCACGAAGTGCCCGTACTGCTGGACCACGCACCGCCGCGCCGATCTCCAGATGAGCTGCGGCGAGCGCTGCGCGGGCCAGGCCACCCGGTTCCGCGAGCGCGACCTGAAGAAGGGCCGCTGCCCGCACGGCAACCAGCCGCAGGGACGCCGGGTCTGTCCCGACTGCGGGCGCGACCTGCTGCGCGAGTACGTCGACAGCGGCGGTCGCAACATCGCGGTGATCGGGTCGTCGGACTCCGGCAAGAGCACGTGGGTCGGCGTGCTCGTGCACGAGTTCCAGCGCGGCGAGGTCAGCGCGCGGTTCACCGGCATGTCGCTCGACCTGCTGGGCGAGGCGTCCCGGGTGCGCTACACGCGCGACTTCGCCAAGCCGCTCTTCGAGGACGGCCGTCCGGTGCAGCAGACGCCGTCGGCGCTGCGCTCCACCCCGGAGCCGCTGATGTTCAGCCTCCGCTTCCAACAGCAGCGGCGGATCGGCCCCACGCGGATCGCACCCGTGGTCACGGTCTTCTACGACACCGCGGGCGAGGACGTCGCCCGCGCGCAGGCGATGGACCAGCTCGTCAGCTACCTGGACGCCGCCGAGGGGATCATCCTGCTGCTCGACCCGCTCCAGATGCCCGAGGTCCGCAACCTGGTCGGCGCCACCTCGAAGACCGGCTTCACCGAACAGCTCCACGTGGTCAACCGGCTCGGCGAACTCCTGCGCGAGCGCAGCCGTGGCGCGGCGGGCACGCGGCTGCGCACGCCGCTCGCCATCGCGCTCACCAAGGTCGACCTGCTGCGCGACATGTTCGGCGCGGAATCGCCGCTGCGCCAACCGTCCCGGCACGACGGCGTCTACGACGAGCACGACGGCCGTGATGTCCACGAGGAGGTCCGCGGCTGGCTCGACCGCTACTACGACCCCGCCTTCGACCGCACGGTGGCCAACACGTTCCGGACCTACCGGTACTTCGGGATGTCCGCGCTCGGCGCGGCGCCGGTCAGCGGCACCCGCTTGTCGCCCACCGGCGTGCACCCCTACCGCTTGGAGGACCCGATGTTGTGGTTGCTGGCCCGATTCGGGGCGATCAAGACGAAGGGGAAGTGA
- a CDS encoding Hsp70 family protein, producing the protein MTRRPVLGIDLGTTYSCVASLDENQRVSVLPNQEGDLTTPSVVFFEHSGNVTVGKFAKNELKNEQSRVVSLIKRHMGEEGYTTDVDGRQLYPQQVSAIILRQVVEDALAVLGLEVPADGPLADVVITVPAYFGAAERQATRDAGEMAGLEVVNIINEPTAAAIAYGLISSGGERSVLVYDLGGGTFDVTIIKVSADEIRVVATGGDHHLGGAEWDARIVELVCAKFSEQHPGSDPRTDLDAAGSIELLAEEAKKALSRRDGYSSTVIADGLRAKIEITRAEYEEATADLIGKTLDFTKDVLRHAHEKGVDRIDEFLLVGGMSHSPAVKEGLAREFPDLPTPQLADPDQIVAKGAALFAVNSIAETSGDPAAAARGLPGGTALPKIVNVTSKGYGIAVVRDGRKRDSDLVVAWLIKPNDEIPARPHDTFRTVEDRQQEVDISVYESTTDVLSIELEDNLKLVEGTLKNLPPGPAGQPLEVSCNLGADGILHVTAVAGNGEEITLEAKISGLVPEEVKRAPLPALQR; encoded by the coding sequence ATGACCCGTCGTCCTGTGCTCGGCATCGACCTGGGCACCACGTACTCCTGCGTCGCCTCGCTGGACGAGAACCAACGGGTGTCGGTGCTGCCCAACCAGGAGGGCGACCTCACCACGCCTTCCGTGGTGTTCTTCGAGCACAGCGGCAACGTCACGGTCGGCAAGTTCGCCAAGAACGAGTTGAAGAACGAGCAGAGCCGGGTCGTCTCGCTCATCAAGCGGCACATGGGCGAGGAGGGCTACACCACCGACGTCGACGGCAGGCAGCTCTACCCGCAGCAGGTCTCCGCGATCATCCTGCGCCAGGTGGTCGAGGACGCGCTCGCCGTGCTCGGCCTGGAGGTCCCGGCGGACGGCCCGCTGGCCGACGTCGTGATCACCGTGCCCGCGTACTTCGGCGCGGCCGAGCGCCAGGCCACCCGGGACGCGGGCGAGATGGCCGGCCTCGAAGTCGTCAACATCATCAACGAGCCGACCGCGGCGGCCATCGCGTACGGGCTCATCTCGTCCGGCGGCGAGCGCTCCGTGCTCGTCTACGACCTGGGCGGCGGCACGTTCGACGTCACGATCATCAAGGTGTCGGCGGACGAGATCCGGGTGGTGGCCACCGGCGGCGACCACCACCTCGGCGGCGCCGAGTGGGACGCGCGGATCGTGGAACTGGTGTGCGCCAAGTTCTCCGAGCAGCACCCCGGCTCCGACCCGCGCACGGACCTGGACGCGGCGGGCTCGATCGAGCTGCTGGCGGAGGAGGCCAAGAAGGCGCTCAGCCGGCGGGACGGCTACAGCAGCACGGTGATCGCCGACGGCCTGCGGGCCAAGATCGAGATCACCCGCGCGGAGTACGAGGAGGCGACCGCCGACCTCATCGGCAAGACCCTGGACTTCACCAAGGACGTGCTCCGGCACGCCCACGAGAAGGGCGTGGACCGGATCGACGAGTTCCTGCTCGTCGGCGGCATGTCGCACTCGCCCGCGGTGAAGGAAGGGCTGGCCCGCGAGTTCCCCGACCTGCCGACGCCGCAGCTCGCCGACCCCGACCAGATCGTGGCCAAGGGCGCGGCCCTGTTCGCGGTCAACAGCATCGCGGAGACCAGCGGCGACCCCGCGGCGGCGGCCCGGGGCCTGCCCGGCGGCACGGCTTTGCCCAAGATCGTCAACGTGACGTCCAAGGGCTACGGCATCGCGGTGGTCCGGGACGGCCGCAAGCGCGACAGCGACCTCGTCGTGGCGTGGTTGATCAAGCCGAACGACGAGATCCCGGCACGTCCGCACGACACCTTCCGCACCGTGGAGGACCGGCAGCAGGAGGTGGACATCTCGGTCTACGAGTCCACCACGGACGTGTTGAGCATCGAGCTGGAGGACAACCTGAAGCTGGTCGAGGGCACGCTGAAGAACCTGCCGCCGGGGCCTGCCGGGCAGCCGCTGGAGGTGTCGTGCAACCTCGGGGCGGACGGCATCCTGCACGTCACCGCGGTCGCGGGCAACGGCGAGGAGATCACGCTCGAAGCCAAGATCAGCGGCTTGGTGCCGGAAGAGGTCAAGCGGGCGCCGCTGCCCGCCCTCCAGCGGTGA
- a CDS encoding vWA domain-containing protein translates to MFGRVFAVLAAAAFLTPPTVAAQDVVNPPWPARCPMELGLLVDQSDSMGSRFGEVREATRNVIDALRDKPSKVTVIGFGTTARIVQSDVDVSDADLRRGLKDDVDRLDTGDSTGGATNWDAALAAAGSHGVDVAVLITDGMPTAYGDPPQEGPEDPLAVAAGTADRLKAAGTRIVAVGIDLPPGGDANLAAVTGPRAEQDYFTGEQSSLLRRLYDIVASACGVPITALPQPEAGAFPWTPVLAAALAAALAIALIAFLRYRERGPVGVKGRPARQRVEARQPIDHRDLTRKLRDSATGIGATGHDTTGKDISGQGTGGPDTATTHGDGDGDSDSGSPPAHRSMSLDFLDRTPPTKKDNNP, encoded by the coding sequence GTGTTCGGCCGCGTTTTCGCGGTGCTCGCCGCCGCGGCGTTCCTCACCCCTCCGACGGTGGCCGCGCAGGACGTCGTGAACCCGCCGTGGCCCGCGCGGTGCCCGATGGAACTCGGCCTGCTGGTCGACCAGTCGGACTCCATGGGCAGCCGCTTCGGCGAAGTGCGCGAGGCCACGAGGAATGTGATCGACGCCCTGCGCGACAAGCCGTCCAAGGTCACGGTGATCGGGTTCGGCACCACGGCGCGCATCGTCCAGTCCGATGTGGACGTTTCCGACGCCGACCTCAGGCGCGGGCTCAAGGACGACGTCGACCGACTCGACACCGGTGACAGCACCGGCGGCGCGACGAACTGGGACGCGGCGCTGGCGGCGGCCGGGTCGCACGGCGTCGACGTGGCCGTGCTGATCACCGACGGCATGCCGACCGCGTACGGCGACCCGCCCCAGGAAGGTCCCGAGGACCCGCTCGCGGTGGCGGCCGGGACGGCGGACCGGCTCAAGGCCGCGGGCACGCGGATCGTCGCGGTGGGCATCGACCTGCCGCCCGGCGGCGACGCCAACCTCGCGGCCGTCACCGGCCCCCGGGCGGAGCAGGACTACTTCACGGGCGAGCAGTCGAGCCTGTTGCGCAGGCTGTACGACATCGTGGCGAGTGCCTGCGGCGTCCCGATCACGGCGTTGCCGCAGCCCGAGGCCGGGGCGTTCCCGTGGACACCGGTGCTGGCCGCCGCTCTCGCCGCGGCGTTGGCGATCGCGCTGATCGCCTTCCTGCGGTACCGCGAACGCGGCCCGGTGGGCGTGAAGGGGCGGCCCGCGCGGCAACGGGTCGAGGCGCGACAGCCGATCGACCACCGGGACCTCACCCGGAAGCTCCGCGACAGCGCGACCGGTATCGGGGCCACCGGCCACGACACCACCGGCAAGGACATTTCCGGGCAAGGCACCGGCGGACCGGACACCGCGACCACCCACGGCGACGGCGACGGCGACAGCGACAGCGGGAGCCCGCCCGCGCACCGGTCGATGTCCCTCGACTTCCTCGACCGCACACCACCCACCAAGAAGGACAACAATCCATGA
- a CDS encoding TIR domain-containing protein — MPGEAIFVNYRQNGSQDGGFDRLPHVQVVEAITERLRRHFGANQVFLDTGIRAGEHYPDALRVKLRDAELLIVVLHRGWLRDLEDRMGRSGVDWVRDEIRTALDDGKHVLPVLIDKAGLPSLDALPEDIRPFALKQLRRIDFGHWERDVRLLIQEVEAYLSPVSLPEKATPPLPRPRHPVLPAITWLVGALIPFAASTVFASTVDQPAWLTAAAVAGVLVLFVISLVAAANSWGYRYLDRLDREYTALPRDLKLDVILALMACSVGLFVLLTIPELSANGRMLLVAVVVLLIIGGGVPGLRKLRSGLDWPQPGVEADPTTVRRAINTAAEHISHFTPPLNRTQRDQGNFALDRVEEAVAGLRELSARRRITWFRATAPWLTSLHTLLAGATVGASVSALPVYWSSGLSHWSAPLWCAAGVVLAVAFQLGALESVYRLHRRRGRAVIETTSEKTARLRALISESSVPAPPKKYEGPSAHRRIAD; from the coding sequence GTGCCGGGTGAGGCCATCTTCGTGAACTACCGGCAGAACGGGTCGCAGGACGGCGGGTTCGACCGGCTGCCCCACGTCCAGGTGGTCGAGGCGATCACCGAGCGGCTCCGCCGCCACTTCGGCGCGAACCAGGTCTTCCTGGACACCGGCATCCGGGCGGGCGAGCACTACCCGGACGCGCTGCGCGTGAAGCTCCGCGATGCCGAGCTGCTCATCGTCGTGCTGCACCGGGGGTGGCTGCGCGACCTCGAAGACCGGATGGGCCGGTCCGGGGTCGACTGGGTGCGCGACGAGATCCGCACCGCGTTGGACGACGGCAAGCACGTCCTCCCGGTGCTGATCGACAAGGCGGGCCTGCCGAGCCTCGACGCGCTGCCCGAGGACATCAGGCCGTTCGCGCTCAAGCAGTTGCGCCGCATCGACTTCGGGCACTGGGAACGCGACGTGCGCCTGCTCATCCAGGAGGTCGAGGCCTACCTGTCCCCTGTATCGCTGCCCGAGAAGGCGACGCCCCCGCTGCCCCGGCCCCGCCACCCGGTCCTGCCGGCGATCACGTGGTTGGTGGGCGCGCTGATCCCGTTCGCGGCGTCCACGGTGTTCGCGTCGACTGTCGACCAGCCGGCTTGGCTCACCGCGGCGGCCGTGGCCGGAGTCCTGGTGCTGTTCGTGATCTCGTTGGTGGCTGCCGCGAACAGCTGGGGCTACCGGTACCTGGACCGACTCGACCGCGAGTACACCGCGTTGCCGCGCGACCTCAAGCTCGACGTCATCCTCGCGCTGATGGCCTGCTCGGTCGGGTTGTTCGTCCTGCTCACCATTCCGGAGCTCAGCGCCAACGGACGGATGCTCCTGGTGGCGGTCGTGGTCCTCCTGATCATCGGCGGCGGCGTGCCGGGGCTGCGCAAGCTCCGCTCCGGGCTCGACTGGCCCCAGCCCGGGGTGGAGGCCGACCCGACGACCGTGCGACGTGCGATCAACACGGCGGCCGAGCACATCTCCCACTTCACGCCCCCGCTCAACCGGACGCAGCGCGATCAGGGCAACTTCGCCCTCGACCGGGTCGAAGAGGCGGTGGCCGGGTTGCGGGAGCTGTCGGCCAGGCGTCGAATCACCTGGTTCCGCGCCACGGCGCCCTGGCTCACCTCCCTGCACACGCTGCTGGCCGGGGCCACCGTGGGCGCCTCCGTGTCGGCCTTGCCCGTCTACTGGTCGAGCGGCTTGTCGCACTGGTCGGCGCCGCTCTGGTGCGCGGCCGGCGTGGTGCTCGCCGTCGCGTTCCAACTCGGCGCGCTGGAGTCGGTCTACCGGCTCCACCGCCGGCGCGGGCGAGCGGTCATCGAGACGACGTCGGAGAAGACGGCCCGACTGCGCGCGCTGATATCCGAGTCGAGCGTCCCCGCACCACCGAAGAAATACGAGGGTCCTTCCGCGCACCGCAGAATTGCGGATTGA
- a CDS encoding polyprenyl synthetase family protein — MMKTIANTAYLELAANVTDALDSFLQALPSEGGDLLVETMRYACFPAGKLVRPTLFAASVALCGRDPREVLNVAVGLEVGHTASLIHDDIIDRDEIRRGRASVWHRYGTDTAILAGDALFFALFRAVTDSHSDPYATVEAVKAIAEVGHELCLGQACESEATRTADLTWKTYRRVIYLKSASYIRLCTELGAVLAGATPVQRAQLRTFGENLGMAFQMQDDVLAYVGTLDTAGKDPLSDVRSCRASLPVVIANEQGTDGERELLQRYFSSGAVTSTEQADLVALLGSEPVIKQGKALAAEHLDRAIQSLSIFEDSDYLHVLRDITSALEDRQW; from the coding sequence ATGATGAAGACCATCGCCAACACAGCATACTTAGAGCTGGCTGCGAATGTAACCGATGCGCTGGACTCGTTCTTGCAGGCGCTTCCCTCGGAAGGGGGAGATCTGCTGGTCGAGACGATGCGCTACGCCTGCTTCCCGGCCGGGAAGCTCGTTCGCCCCACCCTTTTCGCGGCGTCCGTCGCCCTCTGCGGACGCGATCCCCGCGAAGTCCTGAACGTGGCCGTCGGCCTCGAAGTCGGCCACACCGCGAGCCTCATCCACGACGACATCATCGACCGCGACGAAATCCGCCGCGGCCGTGCGTCCGTCTGGCACCGCTACGGCACCGACACCGCGATCCTGGCCGGTGACGCGTTGTTCTTCGCGCTGTTCCGCGCCGTCACGGATTCCCACTCGGACCCGTACGCGACCGTGGAAGCCGTGAAGGCGATCGCCGAGGTCGGCCACGAGCTGTGCCTGGGCCAGGCCTGCGAATCGGAAGCCACCAGGACGGCGGACCTGACGTGGAAGACCTACCGCCGCGTCATCTACCTGAAGTCCGCGTCGTACATCAGGCTGTGCACCGAACTGGGCGCGGTGCTGGCCGGCGCCACTCCCGTGCAACGCGCGCAACTGCGCACGTTCGGCGAGAACCTGGGGATGGCGTTCCAGATGCAGGACGACGTCCTGGCCTACGTGGGAACCCTCGACACCGCCGGCAAGGACCCGCTCAGCGACGTCCGCTCCTGCCGCGCCTCCCTGCCGGTCGTGATCGCGAACGAGCAGGGCACGGACGGCGAACGTGAACTCCTCCAGCGCTACTTCTCGTCCGGCGCGGTCACGTCGACGGAGCAGGCGGACCTGGTGGCGCTCCTGGGCTCCGAGCCGGTCATCAAGCAGGGAAAGGCACTGGCAGCCGAACACCTGGACCGCGCGATCCAGTCCCTCTCCATCTTCGAGGACTCCGACTACCTGCACGTCCTACGGGACATCACCTCCGCCCTCGAAGACCGGCAGTGGTGA
- a CDS encoding cytochrome P450, producing MKSDLVSAALPDVGAPIRRIGRIPLANRLDHLPGESGAFAGYRNVAGWVRRGDDHLREQVERFGPVYRHMFGVDPIVCVADPDLVSRVGRNRDKCWSSGVAWGYYLSGMDDSIEGWDGILTLDEVPHRDVRRLLSPAFAPDALESYARSCQKLVEEEVAGWVGRGRIEAKAAIRKLLVRISALIFMGVEDPREAEQLDRTIRGLWLASFTPAVGIPLGAVRSRMLKSYRGLLRSLTKRIAENPNPEGTDLFSRFCRARGEIEWTDDETLARTFISTMLAAFDTNTLSMSSMAHVLSHHPDWQEQLREEALDASSGEPSVQVLARMEKTERVWNETMRLFPVSSHVMRRNLVDTELGGHEIPAGTLVFALLGPPARHPEAWTQPAVFDPDRFSPDRSEHRSRPGIFSPFGVGAHVCVGGLLAGHQVKMVYRTLLSQARIAPVGKMHFRHSYAPLGSVAGRVHVELRPLRGVGN from the coding sequence ATGAAGAGCGACCTGGTCAGTGCGGCCCTGCCGGATGTCGGCGCGCCGATCCGACGCATCGGCCGAATACCGCTGGCCAACCGACTCGACCACCTGCCCGGTGAATCCGGGGCGTTCGCGGGATACCGCAACGTGGCCGGTTGGGTCCGTCGCGGCGACGACCACCTCCGGGAGCAGGTCGAGCGATTCGGGCCGGTATACCGGCACATGTTCGGCGTCGATCCGATCGTGTGCGTCGCGGACCCGGACCTGGTTTCCCGCGTCGGCCGGAACCGGGACAAGTGCTGGTCGTCCGGAGTTGCCTGGGGCTATTACCTCTCCGGCATGGACGACTCCATCGAGGGCTGGGACGGGATTCTCACCCTCGACGAAGTACCGCACCGCGACGTGCGGCGCCTGTTGTCCCCGGCGTTCGCCCCCGACGCGCTGGAATCGTATGCGCGGAGTTGCCAGAAGCTGGTGGAGGAAGAGGTCGCGGGCTGGGTCGGGCGTGGCCGGATCGAGGCCAAGGCCGCCATCCGAAAGCTCTTGGTGCGCATTTCCGCGCTCATCTTCATGGGTGTGGAGGATCCGCGTGAGGCCGAGCAGTTGGACCGCACGATCCGCGGCCTCTGGCTGGCCAGCTTCACGCCCGCCGTGGGTATTCCGCTCGGCGCGGTCCGATCCCGGATGCTCAAGTCGTACCGCGGCCTGTTGCGTTCGCTGACGAAGCGCATCGCCGAGAATCCGAACCCCGAGGGCACGGACCTCTTCAGCCGGTTCTGCCGGGCCAGGGGCGAGATCGAGTGGACCGACGACGAAACGCTCGCGCGGACGTTCATCTCGACCATGCTCGCCGCCTTCGACACGAACACGCTGTCGATGAGCAGCATGGCGCACGTCCTTTCGCACCACCCCGACTGGCAGGAGCAGTTGCGGGAGGAGGCGTTGGACGCTTCGTCGGGTGAGCCGAGCGTCCAGGTCCTGGCTCGCATGGAGAAGACCGAACGCGTCTGGAACGAGACCATGCGGCTCTTCCCGGTGAGTTCGCACGTGATGCGGCGCAACCTCGTGGACACGGAACTGGGCGGTCACGAGATTCCCGCCGGAACGTTGGTCTTCGCATTGCTCGGACCGCCGGCACGTCACCCGGAGGCGTGGACGCAACCGGCGGTGTTCGATCCGGACCGGTTCTCGCCGGATCGGTCCGAGCACCGTTCGAGGCCCGGAATCTTCTCGCCTTTCGGTGTGGGCGCACATGTCTGCGTGGGCGGACTACTGGCCGGACACCAGGTGAAGATGGTCTATCGGACCCTGCTCTCCCAAGCGCGCATCGCGCCGGTGGGAAAAATGCATTTTCGTCACAGCTACGCGCCTCTTGGCTCGGTCGCGGGCCGCGTGCACGTCGAACTACGGCCACTACGCGGCGTGGGGAATTAG